A genomic segment from Janthinobacterium sp. 64 encodes:
- the astB gene encoding N-succinylarginine dihydrolase, with amino-acid sequence MHSTREYNFDGLVGPSHNYAGLSFGNVASFSNVKSASNPKQAALQGLAKMRALAARGFAQALLPPQDRPNFRLLRSIGFTGTDAEVLARACKESPVILACAYSASPMWTANAATVSPSADTQDGRVHFTAANLNNKLHRAFEHAQSARSLRAIFSDDKHFAVHDALPSTPAFGDEGAANHTRLGASHGAPSVELFVYGRVEFDPSAPSPKRYPARQTLEASQAVARLHGLDAKRTVYVQQNPDVIDQGVFHNDVIAVGNGNVLFYHEQAFADEEASLSQLHRAVAATGAQLDALRVDTGQVPIQDAVSSYLFNSQLLTKEGGKMALVIPQECQENRAVSRYLEGLVASGGPIDELIHFDLRQSMRNGGGPACLRLRVALTQTEARAMHQGVIMTETLYHRLVQWVEKHYRDHLEPGDLADPQLALEVHAALEELTIILNLPGLYDL; translated from the coding sequence ATGCACAGCACGCGCGAATACAACTTTGACGGCCTGGTCGGCCCATCGCATAACTATGCGGGACTCTCGTTCGGCAACGTGGCCTCGTTCAGCAATGTGAAAAGCGCTTCGAATCCGAAGCAGGCCGCCTTGCAGGGCCTGGCCAAGATGCGCGCGCTGGCCGCGCGCGGCTTTGCGCAAGCCTTGCTGCCGCCGCAGGACCGGCCCAATTTCCGCCTGCTGCGCTCCATCGGTTTCACGGGCACGGATGCCGAGGTGCTGGCGCGCGCGTGCAAGGAATCGCCGGTGATCCTGGCATGCGCGTATTCCGCCTCGCCCATGTGGACGGCGAACGCCGCCACGGTCAGCCCGTCGGCCGACACGCAGGATGGCCGCGTGCATTTCACGGCCGCCAACCTGAACAACAAGCTGCACCGCGCCTTCGAGCACGCGCAGTCGGCGCGCAGCCTGCGCGCCATCTTCAGCGACGACAAGCACTTCGCCGTGCACGACGCGCTGCCGTCCACTCCCGCCTTTGGCGACGAGGGCGCGGCCAACCACACGCGTCTGGGCGCCAGCCACGGCGCGCCATCGGTGGAGTTGTTCGTGTATGGCCGGGTGGAGTTCGATCCTTCCGCGCCGTCGCCGAAGCGCTACCCGGCGCGCCAGACGCTGGAAGCGTCGCAAGCCGTGGCGCGCCTGCATGGCCTCGATGCGAAGCGCACCGTGTACGTGCAGCAGAATCCGGACGTGATCGACCAGGGCGTGTTCCATAACGACGTCATCGCCGTTGGCAATGGCAATGTGCTGTTCTATCACGAGCAGGCGTTTGCCGATGAAGAGGCAAGCTTGTCGCAGCTGCATCGCGCCGTCGCCGCCACGGGCGCGCAACTGGATGCGCTGCGCGTGGACACGGGCCAGGTGCCGATCCAGGATGCGGTGAGCAGCTATCTGTTCAACAGCCAGTTGCTGACGAAAGAGGGCGGCAAGATGGCGCTGGTGATACCGCAGGAATGCCAGGAAAACCGCGCCGTGTCGCGCTACCTGGAAGGCCTGGTGGCCAGTGGTGGTCCGATTGACGAACTGATACATTTCGACCTGCGCCAGAGCATGCGCAACGGCGGCGGGCCCGCCTGCCTGCGTTTGCGCGTGGCCCTGACGCAAACCGAGGCGCGCGCCATGCATCAGGGCGTGATCATGACGGAAACGCTGTACCATCGGCTGGTGCAGTGGGTGGAAAAACACTACCGCGACCATCTGGAGCCGGGCGACCTGGCCGACCCGCAGCTGGCGCTGGAAGTGCATGCGGCGCTTGAAGAATTGACGATCATCCTCAACTTACCTGGATTGTACGACTTGTAG
- the astD gene encoding succinylglutamate-semialdehyde dehydrogenase yields the protein MSNVLNPSAAASNFINGAWLPGTGRELLTIDPSNGKQTWASLEATEHEVEQACQAARAAFDAWADTPVDERIAICVRFRELLKEHAEALALLISEEVGKPLWESRTEVATMANKIDISVQSYNARTGITQSKIADGDAVLRHRPHGVFGVFGPYNFPGHLPNGHIVPALIAGNTIVFKPSEYAPRTAVKTVQLWQQAGLPNGVVNLVNGGRDTGVALGANAHLDGVLFTGSCQTGISLHRQFGGQPGKMLALEMGGNNALVVWDVKDVDVAVHHAIFSAFVSAGQRCTCARRLVVQDNAAGSAFVARLVEVAAKLGIGASDAQPQPFMGPVVSSAVAARLVQAQSDMVARGGTTLLQMRQLNPEAGFVTAGIVDVTDAVGIPDEEWFGPLLQVIRVADFNAALKVANATEFGLAAALLSDDPALWQTFQTRARAGIINWNRPTTGAASTAPFGGIGKSGNHRPSAYYAADYCAYPVASIENSALEMPAKLSPGLNF from the coding sequence ATGTCTAACGTATTGAATCCATCTGCCGCAGCATCGAACTTCATCAACGGCGCCTGGCTGCCAGGCACGGGCCGTGAACTGCTCACCATCGATCCGTCGAACGGCAAGCAGACCTGGGCCAGCCTGGAAGCGACGGAACACGAAGTCGAACAGGCGTGCCAGGCCGCCCGCGCCGCCTTTGACGCGTGGGCCGATACGCCCGTCGACGAGCGCATCGCCATCTGCGTGCGCTTTCGCGAACTGCTGAAGGAACACGCGGAAGCGCTGGCGCTGCTGATCTCGGAAGAAGTGGGCAAGCCGCTGTGGGAGTCGCGCACGGAAGTGGCCACCATGGCCAACAAGATCGATATCTCGGTGCAGTCGTACAACGCGCGCACGGGCATCACGCAAAGCAAGATCGCCGATGGCGACGCCGTGCTGCGCCACCGCCCGCATGGCGTGTTCGGCGTTTTCGGCCCATACAATTTCCCCGGCCACCTGCCGAATGGCCACATCGTGCCGGCCCTGATCGCTGGTAACACCATCGTCTTCAAGCCCAGCGAATATGCGCCGCGCACGGCCGTCAAAACCGTGCAGCTATGGCAGCAGGCCGGCTTGCCCAATGGCGTCGTCAACCTCGTCAACGGCGGGCGCGATACGGGCGTGGCCCTGGGCGCGAATGCCCACCTCGACGGCGTGCTGTTTACGGGTTCCTGCCAGACGGGCATCAGCCTGCACCGCCAGTTCGGCGGCCAGCCGGGCAAGATGCTGGCGCTGGAAATGGGCGGCAACAACGCTTTAGTGGTGTGGGACGTCAAGGACGTCGACGTGGCCGTGCACCACGCGATCTTCTCCGCCTTTGTCTCGGCCGGCCAGCGCTGCACGTGCGCGCGCCGCCTGGTGGTGCAGGACAATGCAGCGGGTTCTGCCTTCGTTGCGCGCCTGGTGGAAGTGGCCGCGAAACTGGGCATCGGCGCGTCCGACGCGCAGCCGCAGCCGTTCATGGGCCCTGTGGTCTCGAGCGCCGTGGCCGCGCGCCTGGTGCAGGCGCAATCGGACATGGTCGCCAGGGGCGGCACCACCTTGCTGCAGATGCGCCAGTTGAATCCCGAGGCGGGATTTGTCACGGCCGGCATCGTCGACGTCACTGATGCTGTCGGCATTCCCGACGAAGAATGGTTCGGCCCTCTGCTGCAAGTGATACGCGTGGCTGATTTCAACGCGGCCCTGAAGGTTGCCAACGCCACCGAATTCGGCCTGGCTGCGGCGCTGCTGTCCGACGATCCGGCCCTGTGGCAAACGTTCCAGACGCGCGCGCGCGCCGGCATCATCAACTGGAACCGTCCGACGACGGGCGCGGCCAGCACGGCGCCGTTCGGCGGCATCGGCAAGTCGGGCAACCACCGTCCGAGCGCGTATTACGCGGCTGACTATTGCGCCTACCCGGTCGCCTCGATCGAGAACAGCGCGCTGGAAATGCCGGCCAAGCTGTCGCCCGGCCTGAATTTTTAA
- the astA gene encoding arginine N-succinyltransferase produces the protein MLVVRAINANDLDALYGLASQVGTGMTTLKPDMKMLGDRLAIACASFAETIAPEKRDYMFVMEDTDTGRLAGVCAIKGAVGLEEPFYNYRIGTLVHSSRELDVFTRMETLYLSNDLTGSTELCSLFLHPDYRSGNNGKLLSKSRFLFIAQFPHLFTEKLIAEMRGYQAPDGSSPFYEGLGRHFFKMDFHHVDDLTSLGKKSFIAELMPRQPMYVAYLPDEAQEVIGKVHLSTAPARRLLEQEGLHFEGYVDIFDAGPVLQARVSELRAMRDSMPAVLDAATVPVPAPEVCGDLAQAEPYLVSNTDLKDFRMIVTSANPHSGKIALDDDELHLLRCHHGDTVRTLSLNPRKHPHV, from the coding sequence ATGCTAGTAGTACGCGCCATCAATGCCAATGATCTCGATGCCCTGTATGGCCTGGCCAGCCAGGTCGGCACCGGCATGACCACCCTCAAGCCGGACATGAAAATGCTGGGCGACCGCCTGGCCATCGCCTGCGCCTCGTTCGCCGAAACCATCGCGCCCGAAAAGCGCGACTACATGTTCGTCATGGAGGATACCGACACGGGCCGCCTTGCCGGCGTGTGCGCCATCAAGGGCGCCGTGGGCCTGGAAGAGCCGTTCTATAACTACCGCATCGGCACCCTGGTCCATTCCAGCCGCGAGCTCGACGTGTTTACGCGCATGGAAACGCTGTACCTGTCGAACGACCTGACGGGCAGCACGGAACTGTGCTCGCTGTTTTTGCACCCCGATTACCGCAGCGGCAACAACGGCAAGCTGCTGTCGAAAAGCCGCTTCCTCTTCATCGCCCAGTTCCCGCACCTGTTTACGGAAAAGCTGATCGCGGAAATGCGCGGCTACCAGGCGCCGGACGGCAGCTCGCCGTTCTATGAAGGCCTGGGCCGCCACTTCTTCAAGATGGATTTCCACCACGTCGACGACTTGACGAGTCTGGGAAAAAAATCGTTCATCGCCGAACTGATGCCGCGCCAGCCCATGTACGTGGCCTACCTGCCCGATGAAGCGCAGGAAGTCATCGGCAAGGTGCATCTGAGCACGGCGCCCGCGCGCCGCCTGCTGGAACAGGAAGGCTTGCACTTCGAAGGCTATGTCGACATTTTCGACGCCGGTCCCGTGCTGCAGGCGCGCGTCTCCGAACTGCGCGCCATGCGCGACAGCATGCCGGCCGTGCTCGACGCCGCGACTGTGCCAGTGCCTGCGCCGGAAGTGTGCGGCGACCTTGCCCAGGCCGAACCTTACCTGGTGTCGAACACCGACCTGAAAGATTTCCGCATGATCGTCACCAGCGCCAATCCGCACAGCGGCAAGATCGCGCTCGATGACGATGAACTGCATCTGCTGCGCTGCCATCACGGCGACACCGTGCGCACCTTGTCACTCAACCCGAGGAAGCATCCCCATGTCTAA
- a CDS encoding arginine N-succinyltransferase, translated as MYVVRPVEIADIAALEALAAVTMPGVHTLPKTREKIAASVERSIASFAAHVDIPSEESYLFVLESLPDKSIFGTAAIFASAGSNGTYFSFRNDVIQQVSRDLNISHSVHALTLCSELTAYSQLSGFYVRNMEQAGLEAALLSRARLLFAVLAPHRFGDRFFVPLAGITDANGQSPFWDALGRKFFQMDFLDAEKVIGGARNRTLIVELMPHYPVYVPLLPGDAQAAMGQIHPSGELAFNLLTEEGFEADDYIDIFDGGPILQAHKHALRSFTGSLTRRVVAGVTPSRTGLKVHYAVASGAERNFRAVTFTCDALEAQDSVGLPADLLEALAVAEGDSVICVRI; from the coding sequence ATGTATGTTGTCCGTCCGGTAGAAATTGCGGATATTGCAGCCCTCGAAGCGCTGGCCGCAGTCACCATGCCGGGTGTCCATACCCTGCCGAAGACGCGCGAAAAAATCGCCGCCTCCGTCGAGCGCTCCATCGCCTCGTTTGCCGCCCATGTCGACATCCCCAGCGAAGAGTCGTATCTCTTCGTGCTTGAATCCCTGCCCGACAAGAGCATTTTTGGTACGGCCGCCATCTTCGCCTCGGCCGGCTCGAACGGTACCTATTTTTCCTTTCGCAACGACGTCATCCAGCAAGTCTCGCGCGACCTGAACATCAGCCACAGCGTGCATGCGCTGACCCTGTGTTCCGAACTGACGGCGTATTCGCAGCTGTCCGGCTTTTACGTGCGCAACATGGAGCAGGCGGGGCTGGAAGCGGCCTTGCTGTCGCGCGCGCGGCTGCTGTTTGCCGTACTGGCACCGCACCGCTTCGGCGACCGCTTCTTCGTGCCGCTGGCCGGCATCACGGACGCCAACGGCCAGTCGCCGTTCTGGGATGCGCTGGGCCGCAAGTTCTTCCAGATGGATTTCCTCGATGCCGAAAAAGTCATCGGCGGCGCGCGCAACCGCACCCTGATCGTTGAACTGATGCCGCATTACCCCGTCTACGTGCCGCTGCTGCCCGGCGACGCGCAGGCGGCCATGGGCCAGATCCATCCGAGCGGCGAACTGGCATTTAATCTGCTGACGGAAGAAGGCTTTGAAGCCGACGATTACATCGACATCTTCGATGGCGGTCCGATCCTGCAGGCGCACAAGCATGCGCTGCGCTCGTTTACAGGCTCGCTCACGCGCCGCGTCGTCGCGGGCGTCACGCCCAGCCGCACGGGCCTGAAAGTGCACTATGCGGTCGCTTCGGGCGCCGAACGCAATTTCCGCGCCGTGACTTTTACCTGCGATGCGCTCGAAGCGCAGGACAGCGTCGGCTTGCCGGCAGACTTGCTCGAGGCGCTGGCCGTGGCCGAAGGCGACAGCGTCATTTGCGTGCGTATCTAA
- the astC gene encoding acetylornithine/succinylornithine family transaminase, giving the protein MNAKLDSTVTARPVTRETFDQVLVPTYAPAAMVPVRGSGLDLWDQTGKHYLDFTSGIAVNSLGHCHPVLVDVLTKQINNLWHLGNGYTNEPVLRLALALTEATFADRAFFCNSGAEANEAALKLARKYAHTKFGAHKSRIISCFSSFHGRTLFTVSVGGQAKYTEGFEPLPPSIDHIAYNDIEAARAAIGDDVCAVIVEPVQGEGGVVPGNPEFLKELRALCDKTGALLIFDEVQSGMGRTGALFAYMGYGVTPDILTAAKALGNGYPIGAMLTTNELAQTLAVGTHGTTYGGNPLAATVALTVLETINTPAFLARVKEASVNTIAMLQGLITDYPQVFSIVRGSGLLLGLVVSDAYKGRAKDIQKAAEAQGLMVLIAGMDVVRLAPALIVSDEQIAEAGRLLRAAIDGMLKA; this is encoded by the coding sequence ATGAATGCCAAGCTTGATTCGACCGTAACGGCTCGTCCAGTCACCCGGGAAACCTTTGACCAGGTCCTCGTTCCTACCTACGCCCCTGCAGCCATGGTGCCCGTGCGCGGTTCCGGTCTGGATCTGTGGGACCAGACCGGCAAGCATTACCTCGATTTCACCTCCGGCATCGCCGTCAACAGCCTGGGCCACTGCCATCCTGTGCTGGTCGACGTGCTGACCAAGCAAATCAATAATTTGTGGCATTTGGGCAACGGCTACACCAACGAGCCTGTGCTGCGCCTGGCGCTGGCCCTGACGGAAGCTACTTTTGCCGACCGCGCCTTCTTCTGCAACTCGGGCGCGGAAGCCAACGAAGCGGCCCTGAAGCTGGCGCGCAAGTATGCGCACACCAAGTTCGGCGCGCACAAGTCGCGCATCATCTCGTGCTTCAGCTCCTTCCACGGCCGCACCCTGTTTACGGTCTCCGTCGGCGGCCAGGCCAAGTACACGGAAGGCTTCGAGCCGCTGCCGCCGTCGATCGACCACATCGCCTACAACGACATCGAAGCGGCGCGCGCCGCCATCGGCGATGACGTGTGCGCCGTGATCGTCGAGCCGGTACAAGGCGAAGGCGGCGTGGTGCCGGGCAATCCTGAATTCCTCAAAGAGCTGCGCGCCCTGTGCGACAAGACGGGCGCCCTGTTGATTTTCGACGAAGTCCAGAGCGGCATGGGCCGCACTGGCGCCTTGTTCGCCTACATGGGCTACGGCGTCACGCCGGACATCCTGACGGCCGCCAAGGCGCTGGGCAACGGCTACCCGATCGGCGCCATGCTGACCACAAATGAACTGGCGCAGACCCTGGCCGTCGGCACCCACGGCACCACCTACGGCGGCAACCCGCTGGCCGCCACCGTGGCCCTGACCGTGCTGGAGACGATCAACACGCCGGCATTCCTGGCGCGCGTGAAAGAAGCGAGCGTCAACACCATCGCCATGCTGCAAGGCTTGATCACGGATTACCCGCAAGTGTTCTCCATCGTGCGCGGCAGCGGTTTGCTGCTGGGCCTGGTCGTCAGCGATGCTTACAAAGGCCGCGCGAAAGACATCCAGAAGGCGGCCGAAGCGCAAGGCTTGATGGTGCTGATCGCCGGCATGGACGTGGTGCGCCTGGCGCCGGCCCTGATCGTCTCGGACGAGCAGATTGCCGAAGCGGGCCGTCTGCTGCGCGCCGCCATCGACGGCATGCTGAAAGCCTGA
- a CDS encoding GlxA family transcriptional regulator, translated as MSFANLSRIGLDKPLRLLLVHAGDAESITWAGLVQPLRLCARALGPDALRLDVRTPEQVAAQGGNWHIALLVADETQAPLRAELCRAVIERCRSAPFWGGVGAAVLWLADAGVMDGVRIALPWALYADAEAKAERAILTPHLFDIDGPHITCCGGAASIDFSLTLIETIFGADVQALVKEALCVDKVRGKEERQRVALQARFGVLQPKLSEAVTLMEANIEEPLSTDDIASLVGLSRRQLERLFKQYLGSLPSRYYLELRLQRSRQLLLDTHYSIVQVGLMCGFSSGSHFSTAFGTLFGNTPREERQRKLMPPA; from the coding sequence ATGTCCTTCGCTAATCTTTCCCGTATCGGCCTCGACAAACCGCTGCGTTTGCTGCTGGTGCATGCCGGCGATGCCGAGTCGATCACCTGGGCCGGCCTGGTGCAGCCGCTGCGCCTGTGTGCGCGGGCGCTGGGGCCGGACGCGCTGCGACTGGACGTGCGCACACCGGAACAGGTGGCCGCGCAGGGCGGCAACTGGCATATCGCGCTGCTGGTTGCCGATGAAACGCAGGCGCCGCTGCGCGCCGAGCTGTGCCGGGCCGTGATCGAGCGCTGCCGTTCGGCGCCGTTCTGGGGCGGCGTGGGCGCGGCCGTGCTGTGGCTGGCCGACGCGGGCGTCATGGATGGCGTGCGCATCGCCTTGCCGTGGGCCCTGTACGCGGATGCGGAAGCGAAGGCGGAACGGGCCATTTTGACGCCGCATCTGTTCGACATCGACGGCCCGCACATCACCTGTTGCGGCGGCGCGGCCAGCATCGACTTTTCGCTGACGCTGATCGAGACCATCTTTGGCGCCGACGTGCAGGCGCTCGTCAAGGAAGCGCTGTGCGTGGACAAGGTGCGCGGCAAGGAAGAGCGTCAGAGGGTGGCCTTGCAGGCGCGTTTCGGCGTGCTGCAGCCGAAATTGTCCGAAGCGGTCACCTTGATGGAAGCCAATATCGAGGAGCCGCTGTCGACCGATGATATCGCCAGCCTGGTGGGCCTGTCGCGGCGCCAGCTGGAACGGCTGTTCAAGCAATACCTGGGCAGCCTGCCATCGCGCTACTACCTGGAGCTGCGCCTGCAGCGCTCGCGGCAATTGTTGCTTGATACGCATTATTCCATCGTGCAAGTGGGCCTGATGTGCGGCTTTTCTTCCGGTTCGCACTTTTCCACCGCGTTTGGCACCCTGTTTGGCAATACGCCCCGCGAAGAGCGGCAGCGCAAGCTCATGCCCCCCGCTTGA
- a CDS encoding MarR family winged helix-turn-helix transcriptional regulator: MGERYLKSIRLLAECMQGFERFSGDFVRQYGLTHAQFDIIATLGNTCGMSYKELGQKTLITKGTLTGVVERLEQKGLVIRERCPRDKRSYYVRLSCEGEQVFHDVFPKLTKQGQRLFDGYTEDDFMRLETILASLKHAIANGHS, from the coding sequence ATGGGTGAACGATATTTAAAAAGTATCCGGCTGCTGGCCGAATGCATGCAAGGCTTCGAGCGGTTTTCTGGCGACTTCGTGCGCCAGTACGGCTTGACGCATGCGCAATTCGACATCATCGCCACGCTCGGCAACACCTGTGGCATGTCCTACAAGGAACTGGGCCAGAAAACCCTGATTACCAAGGGTACCTTGACGGGCGTGGTGGAACGGCTGGAACAGAAGGGGCTGGTAATCCGCGAACGTTGTCCGCGCGACAAGCGTTCCTATTACGTGCGCCTGAGCTGCGAGGGGGAACAGGTGTTCCATGACGTGTTCCCCAAACTGACAAAACAGGGCCAGCGCCTGTTCGACGGCTATACCGAAGACGATTTCATGCGTTTGGAAACCATCCTGGCAAGCCTGAAACATGCCATCGCCAATGGCCACAGTTAA
- a CDS encoding HDOD domain-containing protein, with product MNRLDAFKSIAAQAARGELTFPANVNASLKLQEALADPDCHIEAAAKLVQADPLLAARTVAIANSVAFNRSGNEITSVRNAVQRLGVRTLQSVVASLIVRQLGSTITDPVLQAKARQLWEHTAHVAALSQVLARRVTRVDPDTALFAGIMHEVGGFYLLSRAAEFPGILDGEPQDWVEHGEQAIGHGVLTKLKVPEAVMGAIAALWEGLRAIPPESLGDTLLLANDLAPVSSPLNESPAAIAVRAARAAGSIDCVIGDATLSSIMEESDDEVQSLLKVLVH from the coding sequence ATGAACAGACTCGACGCCTTTAAAAGCATCGCCGCACAAGCCGCTCGTGGCGAGCTGACCTTTCCTGCCAATGTGAACGCTTCGCTCAAGCTGCAAGAGGCGCTGGCCGATCCCGACTGCCATATCGAGGCCGCCGCCAAGCTGGTGCAAGCCGACCCGCTGCTGGCCGCGCGCACGGTGGCCATCGCCAATTCCGTGGCGTTCAACCGTTCCGGCAACGAAATCACCAGCGTGCGCAATGCCGTGCAACGGCTCGGCGTGCGTACCCTGCAGTCGGTGGTAGCGTCGCTGATCGTGCGCCAGCTGGGCAGCACCATTACCGATCCCGTGCTGCAGGCGAAGGCCAGGCAGCTGTGGGAACATACGGCCCATGTGGCGGCCCTGTCGCAGGTACTGGCTCGCCGCGTCACCAGGGTAGACCCCGATACGGCCCTGTTTGCCGGCATCATGCATGAAGTGGGCGGCTTTTATCTGCTGTCGCGCGCAGCCGAATTCCCCGGCATCCTCGACGGCGAACCGCAGGACTGGGTCGAACATGGCGAACAAGCCATCGGCCATGGCGTATTGACCAAACTGAAGGTGCCGGAAGCGGTGATGGGCGCCATCGCGGCGCTGTGGGAAGGCTTGCGCGCCATCCCGCCCGAATCGCTGGGCGACACCTTGCTGCTGGCAAATGACCTGGCGCCCGTCTCGTCGCCGCTCAACGAAAGCCCGGCTGCCATCGCCGTGCGCGCCGCCCGCGCCGCCGGCAGCATCGATTGCGTGATCGGCGATGCGACCCTGTCGAGCATCATGGAAGAATCGGACGATGAAGTGCAGTCGCTGCTGAAGGTGCTCGTGCATTAA
- a CDS encoding glutathione S-transferase family protein produces the protein MRLYHHPMSSNARRALMTAIHLGLPLELAEVDLMNADDRRRLAELNPNGKVPVLADGDFLLWESCAIMQYLAEQVPGQTMYPQAPQARADVNRWLFWAAQHFAPAISVLAWERAWKGMTGNGPADPLEEARGERDLHECAVVLDAHLAQRSWLCGDALTLADFAVAAPLMYSEAVRLPLAQYQHIEAWFARVRQLRAWQETDVQLLPG, from the coding sequence ATGCGCCTGTACCACCACCCCATGTCTTCGAATGCCCGCCGTGCCCTGATGACGGCGATCCACCTTGGCCTGCCGCTGGAATTGGCCGAAGTCGACCTGATGAATGCTGACGACCGCCGCCGCCTGGCCGAACTGAACCCGAACGGCAAGGTGCCCGTGCTGGCCGATGGCGATTTCCTGCTGTGGGAATCGTGCGCCATCATGCAATATCTGGCCGAGCAGGTGCCGGGCCAGACGATGTATCCGCAGGCGCCGCAAGCGCGCGCCGACGTCAACCGCTGGCTGTTCTGGGCCGCGCAGCATTTCGCGCCGGCCATCAGCGTGCTGGCCTGGGAACGCGCCTGGAAGGGCATGACGGGCAATGGTCCGGCGGACCCGCTGGAAGAGGCGCGCGGCGAGCGCGATTTGCATGAGTGCGCCGTGGTGCTGGACGCGCATCTGGCGCAGCGCAGCTGGCTTTGCGGCGATGCCTTGACCCTGGCCGATTTCGCCGTGGCCGCGCCGCTGATGTACAGCGAGGCCGTGCGGCTGCCGCTGGCGCAGTACCAGCACATCGAGGCCTGGTTTGCCCGCGTGCGGCAGCTGCGCGCCTGGCAGGAAACGGACGTGCAGCTGCTGCCGGGATAA
- a CDS encoding helix-turn-helix transcriptional regulator — MSRSGRLFLLMDAMRARRVPVTAAQLAQQLGVSERTIYRDIQTLAELGAPLQGEAGIGYVLRRGAFLPPLMFGPDELEALVLGARWVRRQGDAGLAQAASNALAKIAAASPRDLRDSMAETSLWVPLGRPADGTQPADRYVQPVREAIRYEQKLTLAYQDEHGSATSRTVWPFALAFFEGKRLLAAWCELRGDYRHFRIDRIADVRQHAERYPTRRHVLLDAWRKAHDIDPES, encoded by the coding sequence ATGAGCCGCAGCGGCCGTTTGTTCCTGCTGATGGACGCCATGCGCGCCAGGCGCGTGCCCGTCACGGCGGCCCAGCTGGCGCAGCAGCTGGGGGTATCGGAGCGCACGATTTACCGCGATATCCAGACCCTGGCCGAACTGGGCGCACCCCTGCAGGGCGAGGCCGGCATCGGCTATGTGCTGCGCCGCGGCGCCTTTTTGCCGCCGCTGATGTTCGGACCCGATGAACTGGAGGCGCTGGTGCTGGGCGCGCGCTGGGTGCGCCGGCAGGGCGATGCGGGCCTGGCGCAGGCGGCCAGCAATGCCCTGGCGAAGATCGCGGCCGCCTCGCCGCGCGACCTGCGCGACAGCATGGCCGAGACCAGCTTGTGGGTGCCGCTGGGCCGTCCCGCCGATGGCACGCAGCCTGCCGACCGCTACGTGCAGCCCGTGCGCGAGGCGATCCGCTATGAACAGAAGCTTACGCTCGCCTATCAGGATGAGCATGGCAGCGCCACCTCGCGCACGGTGTGGCCGTTTGCCCTGGCCTTTTTTGAAGGCAAGCGCCTGCTGGCCGCCTGGTGCGAGCTGCGCGGCGATTACCGGCATTTCCGCATCGACCGCATCGCCGACGTGCGGCAGCATGCGGAGCGCTATCCCACGCGGCGCCATGTGCTGCTCGATGCCTGGCGCAAGGCCCATGATATTGACCCGGAATCGTGA